The nucleotide sequence ATATTTATAGAAATCCTGGAAGCTGAAGGAGGTACAAGATGTGCAGGAATAACTGCAGCTTCAGTAGCTCTGGCTGATGCAGGAATACCAATGAGAGATTTAGTGGTTTCATGTGCAGCTGGAAAAGCAAACGGCAATGTAGTGCTTGATCTTTCAGAAAATGAAGATAAAGAAGGCGAAGCAGATTTACCTGTTGCTATAATGCCCAGATCAGGTGAAATAACACTCCTACAAATGGACGGTCATTTAACATCTGAAGAATTTGATAAAGCACTTAATCTTGCAGTTGAAGGATGTAAAAAAATCAACGAAGCACAGAAAGAAGCCATTAAAAACAGGTATGGTGAGGAAAATGGTTAATATAGTTCCTGAAATTACAAGGAAAAGTATAACTGAACTTATAAAGAAAGGAGAACGTGCAGATGGCAGATCTCCTAATGATTATAGAGATATATCTCTTGAAGTGGGTGTGATCGAAAAAGCTGAAGGATCTGCAAGAGTCAAGATGGGTAATACACAGATAATGATTGGAATAAAACCTCAAATTGGCGAGCCTTTTGCTGATACACCAAATGTAGGAGTATTGATGACTAATTCTGAATTATTACCAATGGCATCCCCAACATTTGAGCCCGGACCTCCTGATGAAAGGTCTGTAGAACTGGCAAGAGTTGTTGACAGATGTTTAAGAGAAGGTGAAGTTATAGATCTTGAAAAACTTTGCATCATAGAAGGTGAAAAGGTCTGGATGATATTTTTAGATCTCCATGTTTTAGACTATGACGGTAATCTAATGGATGCAGCCGTTTTAGGAAGCGTAGCTGCCCTTTTAAACACAAAAATACCGGTTGCAAAGGTCGAAGAGGATAATGTAGTCATTGATGAAGAAAATTCTGTTGAACTGCCTATTAAAGAAAAACCATTAATGTGCACATTTGCAAAAATAGGTGGTGAACTGGTTATTGACCCATCACTTGACGAAGAAAACATCATGGACGCCAGAATCTCAATAGGAATGAGAGAAGACGGCAGTCTTTGTGCAATGCAAAAAGGAGGGGAAATGCCCCTAACAAATGAAGAAATAAAGGAAGCAATCAATATAACTTCCCAGAAAACAAAAGAACTTAGAGAACATTTGAAGTAAGCAAGATTCTGAATTTTGCTTTAATATTTATAATTACTGGTTGAAGGAAACTAAGCCTGAAAAACCTTCGAAATCATTGATTTCGAATGTGCAAACATTTAATGTTTGTTAGCTACGTTTTTCGGCCCCAAAATCTCCTATTTTGGGGTTTCCTTAACCTCAAAATCATGATTTTAAGGTGATATAATGGCAAGAACTAAAAAAGTCGGTATAACCGGAAGATTTGGTCCAAGATACGGGAGAAAAGCCAAAAGGACCGTTAAAAGTATAGAAGAAAAGATGAAGAAGAACCATACATGTCCTCAATGTGATAGAGTCGCTGTTAAAAGAATAAGCAGCGGTATATGGAAATGTAAAAAGTGTAATACTGTATTTACAGGCGGCGCATATGTTCCACAAACTCCAATGGCCAGAACAGCCGCAAGGAACATAAAGAG is from Methanobacterium sp. and encodes:
- the rpl37A gene encoding 50S ribosomal protein L37Ae yields the protein MARTKKVGITGRFGPRYGRKAKRTVKSIEEKMKKNHTCPQCDRVAVKRISSGIWKCKKCNTVFTGGAYVPQTPMARTAARNIKRIVGGLGK
- the rrp42 gene encoding exosome complex protein Rrp42 yields the protein MVNIVPEITRKSITELIKKGERADGRSPNDYRDISLEVGVIEKAEGSARVKMGNTQIMIGIKPQIGEPFADTPNVGVLMTNSELLPMASPTFEPGPPDERSVELARVVDRCLREGEVIDLEKLCIIEGEKVWMIFLDLHVLDYDGNLMDAAVLGSVAALLNTKIPVAKVEEDNVVIDEENSVELPIKEKPLMCTFAKIGGELVIDPSLDEENIMDARISIGMREDGSLCAMQKGGEMPLTNEEIKEAINITSQKTKELREHLK
- the rrp41 gene encoding exosome complex exonuclease Rrp41, which translates into the protein MNNNNNNLRADGRNFDELRPLKIEAGVLERADGSAYLEIGGNKVLAAVYGPRELHVRRIMRPDMAVIRCRYNMAPFSVGDRKRPGPDRRSVEISKITADALRPAVFLEKFPRSTIDIFIEILEAEGGTRCAGITAASVALADAGIPMRDLVVSCAAGKANGNVVLDLSENEDKEGEADLPVAIMPRSGEITLLQMDGHLTSEEFDKALNLAVEGCKKINEAQKEAIKNRYGEENG